Proteins found in one Calditrichota bacterium genomic segment:
- a CDS encoding citramalate synthase, with product MSEKIQIFDTTLRDGTQGEKISLSVDDKVRIARRLDAFGIDYIEGGWPGSNPKDRLFFEKAGRLSFQHARLVAFGSTHHPARSVEKDANVRELLEAETPAISIFGKSWLLHVEQALKISPDENLRIIEETISYLKHHGREVIYDAEHFFDGFKDNPEYAVKTVQTAYNAGADVIVLADTNGGSLPSEIMRAIMAVKKVLPAPLGIHAHNDSDLAVANTLAAVQAGCIHVQGTINGYGERCGNANLCSVIPNLQIKMGLHCVPDTSLSQLTELSRYVSEIANVSHATNQPFVGRSAFAHKGGIHVSAVMKNAATYEHLTPESVGNKRRVLVSDLSGRSNILYKANELAIDLDAHQNRVPEIVESIKNLENEGYQFEAAEGSFELLLRRGIGEPVDFFQLEGFRVVIEKRPDETSVSEASIKVRVNGVLEHTAAEGDGPVNALDNALRKSLEKFFPDLKRMHLSDYKVRVLNENSGTSAKVRVLIESKDSQSRWTTVGASENIIEASWRALTDSISYYLLKHQLGTAKVKSSESKEISMEKAFS from the coding sequence ATGTCAGAAAAAATTCAAATTTTCGACACGACCCTTCGTGACGGAACGCAGGGGGAAAAAATCTCGCTCTCTGTGGACGACAAAGTACGAATCGCCCGGCGTTTGGATGCGTTTGGAATCGATTACATTGAGGGAGGATGGCCGGGATCGAATCCCAAAGACAGGCTCTTTTTTGAAAAAGCCGGACGTCTTTCCTTTCAGCACGCACGGCTGGTGGCCTTTGGGAGTACCCATCATCCGGCCCGCTCCGTGGAAAAAGATGCCAATGTCCGGGAACTTCTGGAAGCCGAAACACCGGCCATTTCCATCTTTGGAAAATCCTGGCTTTTGCACGTTGAACAGGCGCTCAAAATTTCGCCGGATGAAAATCTCAGAATCATTGAGGAGACCATTTCCTACCTGAAACATCACGGCCGCGAGGTGATTTACGATGCCGAGCATTTTTTCGATGGTTTTAAGGACAACCCTGAATATGCCGTAAAAACCGTGCAGACGGCTTACAATGCCGGGGCGGACGTCATTGTTCTGGCTGATACAAACGGTGGATCGCTGCCTTCGGAAATTATGCGGGCCATTATGGCCGTTAAAAAGGTTTTACCTGCACCCCTTGGAATTCACGCACATAACGATTCCGATCTGGCCGTCGCTAACACGTTAGCGGCGGTTCAGGCGGGGTGTATCCACGTGCAGGGGACCATCAACGGTTACGGTGAACGCTGCGGCAATGCCAATTTGTGTTCCGTTATTCCAAATCTTCAAATAAAAATGGGACTGCATTGCGTTCCCGATACCAGTTTGTCGCAATTAACCGAACTCTCCCGCTACGTCAGCGAAATTGCCAATGTGTCCCACGCAACCAATCAGCCGTTCGTTGGGAGAAGCGCTTTTGCTCATAAAGGAGGCATTCACGTGAGCGCCGTGATGAAAAATGCCGCCACTTACGAGCATTTAACGCCCGAAAGTGTGGGTAACAAGCGGCGCGTGTTGGTTTCGGATCTATCCGGCCGGAGCAATATTTTGTACAAAGCAAACGAATTGGCTATTGATTTGGATGCCCATCAGAACCGGGTGCCGGAAATTGTTGAATCCATCAAGAATCTGGAAAATGAGGGATATCAGTTTGAAGCCGCCGAGGGATCGTTTGAGCTGCTTCTTCGGCGTGGAATTGGCGAACCCGTGGATTTTTTCCAGCTGGAAGGATTCCGTGTGGTCATTGAAAAGCGTCCCGATGAAACGTCCGTTTCAGAAGCTTCTATTAAAGTGCGGGTGAATGGGGTGCTGGAGCACACGGCTGCCGAAGGTGACGGACCGGTGAATGCTTTGGACAACGCGCTTCGTAAATCCCTGGAAAAATTCTTTCCGGATTTGAAACGAATGCATCTTTCGGATTACAAGGTGCGCGTGCTGAACGAGAATTCCGGAACATCAGCAAAGGTTCGGGTGTTAATTGAATCAAAGGACTCCCAATCGCGGTGGACAACGGTGGGAGCGTCCGAAAACATCATCGAAGCCAGCTGGCGGGCGCTGACGGACAGCATTTCCTACTATTTACTGAAGCATCAATTAGGAACAGCAAAGGTGAAGTCTTCCGAATCAAAAGAAATATCTATGGAAAAAGCGTTTTCGTAA
- the ilvC gene encoding ketol-acid reductoisomerase, whose amino-acid sequence MKLYYDQDADLSLLEGKTIAVLGYGSQGHAHALNLKDSGMNVVVGLREGSKSWQSAEEAGLRVLPTFEAAKAADFIMMLVPDQTQPEVYEAAVAPNLSAGKVLAFAHGFNIHYGQILPPEDVDVVMIAPKSPGHLVRRVYTEGNGTPCLVAVAQDASGKAKDVALAYAKGIGGTRAGVIETSFKEETETDLFGEQVVLCGGVVELIKSGFETLMDAGYQPEIAYFECLHEMKLIVDLIYEGGIQKMNDSISDTAEYGEYSRGSRIITDDTRKEMRRILKEIQDGSFAKEWILENKVNRPSLNAFRRNLADHPIEKVGKELRKMMSWLHDNKK is encoded by the coding sequence ATGAAGCTCTATTACGATCAGGATGCAGATTTGTCATTGTTGGAAGGGAAAACCATTGCCGTTCTGGGGTACGGAAGTCAGGGACACGCCCATGCGTTGAATCTTAAAGATTCCGGAATGAATGTCGTTGTGGGCTTGCGGGAAGGCAGCAAGTCGTGGCAGTCGGCTGAGGAGGCCGGGTTAAGGGTGCTGCCCACGTTTGAAGCGGCCAAAGCCGCTGATTTTATTATGATGCTGGTTCCGGATCAGACCCAGCCGGAGGTGTACGAAGCCGCGGTGGCGCCCAATCTTTCCGCGGGAAAGGTTCTGGCCTTTGCCCACGGTTTTAATATTCACTACGGCCAGATTCTTCCTCCTGAAGATGTGGATGTCGTGATGATCGCCCCCAAAAGTCCGGGGCACCTGGTGAGGCGTGTGTACACGGAGGGCAATGGTACCCCCTGTCTGGTGGCTGTGGCTCAGGATGCATCGGGAAAGGCCAAAGATGTGGCGCTGGCCTACGCCAAGGGGATTGGCGGCACGCGGGCCGGGGTGATTGAAACAAGCTTTAAGGAAGAAACCGAAACGGATCTTTTTGGAGAACAGGTTGTCCTGTGCGGCGGCGTGGTGGAGCTGATTAAGTCCGGGTTTGAAACACTGATGGATGCAGGCTATCAACCCGAAATTGCCTATTTTGAATGTCTTCACGAGATGAAACTCATTGTGGATCTGATTTACGAGGGCGGCATTCAGAAAATGAATGACTCCATCAGCGATACGGCGGAGTACGGAGAATATTCCCGGGGGTCCCGAATTATCACGGATGACACCCGCAAGGAAATGCGGCGGATCTTGAAGGAAATCCAGGACGGCTCTTTTGCAAAAGAGTGGATTCTGGAAAACAAGGTTAACCGGCCCTCGCTGAATGCCTTTCGGCGCAACCTGGCCGATCACCCCATTGAAAAAGTGGGTAAAGAATTGCGGAAGATGATGAGCTGGCTGCACGACAATAAAAAGTAG
- the ilvN gene encoding acetolactate synthase small subunit — protein sequence MKHTISLVVENKLGTAARIIGLFSSRGFNLESISVGESEEKDLYRMTIVTRGEDAIIEQITKQLNKLVDVVKVTDLTLDDFIERELALIKVSSNSSTRMEIMQIADVFRAKIVDISPRTLTVEATGTEDKINAIISMLRPYGLKEIARTGHVALKREFRGET from the coding sequence ATGAAGCATACCATCTCATTAGTGGTTGAAAACAAGCTGGGAACGGCTGCCCGGATTATCGGACTGTTTAGTTCCCGCGGGTTTAATCTGGAGAGCATTTCCGTCGGGGAATCGGAAGAAAAAGACCTGTATCGAATGACCATTGTGACCCGGGGGGAAGACGCCATCATCGAGCAAATCACAAAACAACTCAACAAATTGGTGGATGTGGTCAAGGTGACGGATTTGACTCTGGATGATTTTATTGAACGGGAACTGGCGCTCATTAAGGTTTCCAGCAATTCCTCCACCCGGATGGAAATTATGCAGATCGCCGACGTGTTTCGGGCAAAAATTGTGGACATCAGCCCGCGCACACTAACCGTTGAGGCGACCGGTACCGAGGACAAAATCAATGCCATTATCAGTATGCTTCGTCCTTACGGGTTGAAGGAGATTGCCCGAACCGGACATGTGGCACTCAAGCGGGAGTTCCGGGGCGAAACATAG
- the ilvB gene encoding biosynthetic-type acetolactate synthase large subunit has product MYEQHQHLPKLSGAEIFIRSLIEEGVEVLFGFPGGVILSVYDKLYKNNGFRHILIRHEQGGTHEADGYARATGKPGVILITSGPGATNTVTGIANAYMDSIPLVVFTGQVASELIGNDAFQEVDTLGITRPITKHNFIVRDVRNLARTIKEAFYIAKTGRPGPVVVDLPKDILTDETYFEYPKTVSIRGYKPRYEPNVQQIKKATEVIRDAKRPVILAGGGIMHANAADLLTAFARKTQIPVISTLLGLGGFPTDDPLSLGMPGMHGTWYANMAITYSDLIISLGARFDDRVTGKIEEFAPHAKVIHVDIDPAAISKNVPVDVPIVGDVRLVLEKMLHFSDEQRHDEWLEQIKKWKEEHPLRYRQSEKVVKPQFVIEQISEVTKGEAIVATDVGQHQMWVALFYKFKYPRSIISSGGLGTMGFGLPAAVGAAIGRPDRTVVAIVGDGGFQMTSMELSTAVANRLPLKIFILNNSRLGMIRQWQDLFYGKRFSYSNLKDIKPDFVKLAESHGAVGLRITKPREVRAVLDEAMAVTDRPVVVDVWTYPRENVYPMVPAGAPIHEIIEAPEEEEGDE; this is encoded by the coding sequence ATGTACGAACAACATCAGCATCTTCCCAAACTATCGGGAGCCGAGATTTTTATTCGTTCGCTAATTGAAGAAGGGGTGGAGGTTCTTTTTGGGTTTCCCGGAGGGGTGATTTTGAGCGTGTACGACAAATTGTATAAAAATAATGGCTTTCGTCACATTCTCATTCGCCACGAGCAGGGTGGAACCCACGAGGCCGATGGTTACGCCCGGGCAACGGGTAAGCCGGGAGTTATTCTGATTACTTCCGGGCCGGGTGCTACAAATACCGTTACCGGGATTGCCAATGCCTATATGGATTCCATCCCGCTGGTGGTTTTTACAGGGCAGGTTGCCTCGGAACTGATTGGCAATGACGCCTTTCAGGAAGTGGATACGCTGGGGATTACGCGCCCCATTACAAAACACAACTTTATTGTCCGCGATGTGCGAAATCTGGCCAGAACCATTAAAGAGGCATTTTATATTGCAAAAACCGGCCGCCCCGGGCCGGTTGTGGTGGATTTACCCAAAGACATTTTAACGGATGAAACCTACTTTGAGTATCCGAAAACCGTCTCCATTCGGGGATACAAACCCCGGTACGAACCGAACGTGCAGCAAATCAAAAAGGCAACGGAGGTTATCCGGGACGCCAAACGGCCGGTTATTTTGGCGGGCGGCGGAATTATGCATGCCAACGCGGCCGACCTTCTCACGGCATTTGCCAGAAAAACCCAAATTCCGGTTATTTCCACGTTGCTGGGTCTGGGAGGATTTCCCACCGACGACCCGCTGTCTCTGGGAATGCCGGGGATGCACGGCACGTGGTACGCCAACATGGCCATTACCTATTCAGATTTAATTATCTCTCTCGGGGCTCGTTTTGATGATCGGGTGACCGGAAAAATTGAGGAATTTGCCCCCCACGCGAAAGTCATTCATGTTGATATTGACCCGGCCGCCATCAGCAAAAATGTGCCGGTTGATGTCCCGATTGTAGGTGATGTGCGGCTGGTGCTTGAAAAAATGCTTCATTTCTCAGACGAACAACGCCACGACGAGTGGCTGGAACAAATCAAAAAATGGAAAGAAGAACATCCCCTTCGTTACCGGCAGTCCGAAAAAGTGGTCAAACCCCAGTTTGTGATCGAACAAATCAGTGAAGTTACAAAGGGAGAGGCCATTGTTGCCACCGATGTGGGGCAGCATCAGATGTGGGTGGCCCTTTTCTACAAATTCAAATATCCGCGTTCCATCATTTCCTCCGGTGGATTGGGAACCATGGGCTTTGGTCTGCCTGCCGCTGTGGGCGCCGCAATCGGACGACCCGATCGAACCGTGGTGGCCATCGTGGGCGACGGAGGCTTTCAAATGACGAGCATGGAACTGTCGACGGCTGTAGCCAACCGCCTTCCCCTGAAAATCTTCATTTTGAACAACAGCCGGCTGGGAATGATCCGCCAGTGGCAGGATCTATTTTATGGCAAGCGATTCTCCTATTCAAACCTGAAGGACATTAAGCCGGATTTTGTGAAACTGGCGGAATCCCACGGCGCAGTCGGGCTGCGGATTACGAAGCCCCGGGAGGTTCGTGCGGTTTTGGATGAAGCGATGGCTGTCACCGACCGCCCCGTTGTGGTGGACGTGTGGACCTATCCCCGGGAGAATGTGTACCCGATGGTTCCCGCAGGAGCCCCGATCCACGAGATTATTGAAGCTCCCGAAGAAGAGGAGGGCGATGAATGA
- the ilvD gene encoding dihydroxy-acid dehydratase: MRSDTVKKGFERAPHRSLLRACGLKDPDFGKPFIGIANSFIEIIPGHVHLQELGKIAKEEVRKAGGVPFEFNTIGVDDGIAMGHSGMKYSLPSRELIADSIETVVQAHKLDGLVCIPNCDKIVPGMIMAAMRLNIPTVFISGGPMLAGHSPHHNTVDLISVFEGVGEFQSGKITEEELTELEKYGCPTYGSCSGLFTANSMNCLMEALGIAFPGNGTIPAVTEERRELVRHASRHIMTLIEQDLKPLDIVDEEAIDNAFILDMAMGGSTNTVLHTLAIAREAGIHYPLTRLNELAEKVPQICKVSPASIWHMEDVDRAGGISAILKEVSKKPGLLHLNKKTVTLKTLGETIQNAEIKDKNVIKTIENPYSENGGLAILFGNLAPDGSVVKTGAVEDHMKTFTGKAIVFDSQEEANAGILNGAVQAGHVVVIRYEGPKGGPGMQEMLAPTSNIMGMGLGDKVALITDGRFSGGTRGACVGHVSPEAMAGGPIALIENGDLIEIDIPGKALNVKLSEEELERRRKNWHPPELKTDSKWLQRYSRMVTSANTGAVLE, from the coding sequence ATGAGGAGTGACACCGTAAAAAAGGGGTTCGAAAGAGCTCCACACCGAAGCCTGTTGCGGGCCTGCGGATTAAAGGATCCGGATTTTGGCAAACCGTTTATCGGAATTGCCAACTCATTTATTGAAATCATTCCCGGACATGTGCATTTGCAGGAGCTGGGGAAAATCGCCAAGGAGGAGGTTCGGAAGGCGGGAGGGGTTCCCTTTGAATTCAACACCATTGGCGTGGATGACGGCATTGCCATGGGGCATTCCGGAATGAAATATTCCCTGCCAAGCCGCGAGCTTATTGCCGATTCTATTGAGACCGTTGTTCAGGCCCACAAACTGGACGGGTTGGTCTGCATCCCTAATTGTGACAAAATTGTTCCGGGCATGATTATGGCGGCCATGCGGCTGAATATTCCGACGGTTTTTATCAGCGGCGGTCCCATGCTGGCCGGGCATTCTCCTCATCACAATACAGTCGATTTGATTTCTGTATTTGAAGGGGTTGGCGAATTTCAATCGGGAAAAATTACCGAAGAAGAGCTGACTGAGCTGGAAAAATACGGCTGTCCGACCTACGGTTCGTGCTCGGGGTTGTTTACGGCCAATTCCATGAACTGCCTGATGGAGGCCCTCGGCATTGCCTTTCCCGGAAACGGAACGATTCCCGCGGTCACGGAGGAGCGACGGGAATTGGTTCGGCACGCCTCCCGGCATATCATGACCCTCATTGAACAGGACCTGAAACCCCTGGATATTGTGGATGAAGAGGCCATCGATAACGCCTTTATTCTGGATATGGCCATGGGCGGATCGACTAACACGGTTCTCCACACACTGGCCATTGCCCGGGAGGCCGGCATCCATTACCCGCTTACGCGCTTGAACGAATTGGCGGAAAAGGTACCGCAAATTTGTAAGGTATCGCCTGCGTCCATTTGGCACATGGAAGATGTCGATCGCGCCGGAGGCATTTCTGCCATTTTGAAAGAGGTGAGCAAAAAGCCGGGGCTTCTTCATCTCAATAAAAAGACGGTGACATTGAAAACCCTTGGCGAGACCATTCAGAACGCGGAAATCAAAGATAAGAATGTGATTAAAACAATCGAAAACCCCTACAGCGAAAACGGAGGCCTGGCGATTTTATTCGGAAATCTGGCGCCCGACGGATCGGTTGTGAAAACGGGAGCCGTTGAAGATCACATGAAAACCTTTACCGGAAAAGCAATTGTTTTTGATTCACAGGAAGAAGCAAACGCCGGGATTTTAAATGGGGCGGTTCAGGCAGGGCATGTGGTGGTTATTCGCTACGAGGGTCCGAAAGGCGGCCCGGGGATGCAGGAAATGCTGGCCCCTACCTCCAACATCATGGGAATGGGGCTTGGTGACAAGGTGGCCTTAATTACCGACGGGCGTTTTTCGGGAGGAACACGGGGGGCCTGTGTGGGACACGTCTCTCCGGAAGCCATGGCTGGCGGGCCCATTGCGCTGATTGAAAATGGAGACCTGATCGAGATTGATATCCCGGGTAAAGCATTAAATGTAAAGCTTTCGGAGGAGGAGTTGGAGCGGCGCCGGAAAAACTGGCATCCTCCGGAGCTGAAGACAGATTCCAAATGGCTGCAGCGGTATTCGCGAATGGTCACGTCGGCCAATACGGGCGCGGTGCTGGAATAA